Genomic window (Gadus macrocephalus chromosome 13, ASM3116895v1):
TGAGGACAATTCAAATATGAACTAATATTTAACCAGTCTTTAGTCTGGTTATTTTACTTTAGCGTGAAAGTCTACGTTACAGACCTTGCTCTGTGCACCCCAGAGCAACACCTCAACTGGCAGCTTAATCCATTGACAACGAGCCAAACGATTAAGCATTCCAATCCCTTTATCTTGTGTTAAGATCTTCTGTACCATCAGCAATTACTACCAACTTCCTCCCTAACCTAATTTGAAGGTGGGATCAGTGGGATATATAAATCAAATGCTTTGATACAGCCAGCATTCTCCGAGGTGGACCTACTCTCGTAGCGCCCACAGACACCATACAACAGGGACTACATCAAGAGAATGAGGATGGAGGCCAACGGAACAGAAGGGAAGAACTTCTACATCCCCATGTCCAACAGGACTGGGCTTGTACGAAGCCCCTTCGAATACCAGCAGTACTATCTTGCCGATCCCATCATGTTCAAGATGTTGGCTGTCTACATGTTCTTCCTGATCTGCACCGGAACCCCCATCAACGCTCTCACGTTGCTGGTCACCTTCCAGAACAAGAAGCTCCAACAACCCCTGAACTTCATCCTGGTCAACCTGGCTGTGGCTGGTCTCATTATGTGCTGCTTCGgcttcaccatcaccatcacatctgCCCTCAACGGCTACTTCATCCTGGGAGCGACCGCGTGCGCTGTGGAGGGATTCATGGCTACGCTAGGAGGTAAAGACCAGAACCTCTTCTTGCCTTGCTTTGGCAtaagttgtctctctctcattgtcttgGAGCTAGAACTTGTAATGGCTATCTCCACAGGGACGATAAAGTATGAAATGGTCTAGACACCTGAATCTATCTCAGCGTCACAAGGTGCAGTTAATGATTCAAAGCTATGTTTATAGTTTAGACACTAGCAAAGTAAGAGCACTAGGTATGTTGGCCTGCAAGCGTCATGCATGGCTACTGGTTTATAAACCAGTCAATTGCAACCGTTTCTTTTCTTATATTCAACTCTCGCATACCAGGTGAAGTAGCTCTGTGGTCCCTGGTGGTCCTGGCTGTGGAGAGATACATTGTGGTCTGCAAACCCATGGGAAGCTTCAAGTTCACCAACACCCACGCCGCTGCCGGAGTTGGTTTCACCTGGATCATGGCCTTTGCTTGCGCCGGCCCTCCACTCTTCGGATGGTCCAGGTATTTATGAAACAATGGCCCCTTGTTCTAGTCATAGTGATATGACCAGAGAGACCGTGTGTTGGTATATTTTATTCTGATGAATCTTTCCTGCTGTCCCCCAGGTACCTCCCAGAGGGAATGCAGTGCTCCTGTGGACCAGACTACTACACCCTGGCTGAAGGCTACAACAACGAGTCATACGTCATCTACATGTTTACTGTCCACTTCCTCGTTCCAGTCTTCCTCATCTGCTTCACCTACGGAAGCCTTGTGCTGACCGTCAAAGCTGTAAGTGAATTTATTTAACAAGTTAAGCCTCTTCTATATCCTAAGGGATTTTCTCTATGCTAGCTTCAATGGCAGGGCTAGTCTGATCCCTTATGTGTAGCTAATATATATAGGTTCATTTATAGGGAACATCACTAGTCTCATTGCGAAAACATATTAAATAACCTTTATACCTTCAACTTAACAATCAATTGAGCAAACCGAAACATTGTGAAACTGGAAACTCATTTATCTTAACGTGATCCTTCTTTCTTTCGCCACAAATCAATATAGGCTGCAGCCCAACAGCAGGACTCTGCCTCCACCCAGAAGGCTGAGAAGGAAGTGACCCGCATGTGCATCCTGATGGTGCTAGGCTTCCTGGTGGCATGGACCCCATATGCCTCGCTGACCGCCTGGATCTTCTTCAACAGGGGAGCCAGTTTCACTGCCATCAGCATGGCCGTCCCTGCCTTCTTTGCAAAGAGCTCAGCGCTGTACAACGCCGTCATCTATGTGCTGTTCAACAAGCAGGTAGGTTGTTTCACACTTGACGATGCTCCATGGTATTCTTATGGGCCTATTGCACAGACCTGGGACCAGTAATCTATCTCAATTCCATAGGTCCATATCCTTATATGCGCTGAGTACTTCTCATACACCCAAAGTTTTTAAACATATCTTCGTCTCTCTATAGATCTCTTCTAGTCGGTTGCAGTTACACTAGCTGAACTTTTACCATTTATCATTTATGTACTCAAAACTCAAATTACCTCGAGAACCGCTTTGGGAGTTTGTTTTCACAGTCCTGAAATGCAGCTGCCTACAACTTTAATGTGAACCATTTTCTCCTCTCCAATCCAGTTCCGTAACTGCATGCTCAGCACTATTGGAATGGGCGGTGCTGTGGATGATGAGTCCTCAGTCTCAAGCAAGACAGAAGTCTCCTCTGTGGCTGCATAGAGATCTGCTGTCTCCCACGTATAAAGACACTTATGAATCTCTGGACCCTCTCCTTCTTCATCCCTTCCTATTTCTACACCACTCTCTACCTGGACTCAATCAAGTTCTTCTATGGACATTgccagttttttgtttttttccatcgATTGACTTTCGCAATGGTTAAAAATTCTCTGATGCGCCATGGTAACATGGTCGCAGTGTATGCCCTGTGTTTGGTTCTGTGAGACAACTTGCAAAGGTTTCTTTCCTCTTTGGAGTTCAGATGaagtgtttgagtttgtgtgatGCAATGTGTTACTTTTAAAATCCCAAGGTTACTCTTTATTCTGTCAAACTAACCCTCATCACTGGCAACACATTTTTGTGTGAACGGATATGTGGTATGATCTACcggaagacttttttttttctatctgtGAGTCTTTATGGATGTGGATCCATTGCTGTACATTTTATAAATATTGAAAGCTAGACATAGCTAAATAAATGCAAGCATGAAAATGATATGGTGTGTTTACTGATTGATTTCATAATGGCATTGCCACTACCAAAGAGCCAGCTAACACTATCACATGAtagcaatatatatatgtacgatAATCAATGTAACTACATGTGCTACTTTGGGACATGGTTAACATTACAGTTTTCTCCTTTGTTTACACACAAAAAATTTAACTATGCACAAAATTCGGAAAACTCAAAGCTCATGTATCAACAacaagactccagactgctaaGCACAATTCCATTGTTTTCGCTAATATAGAAATTCGAAATCACATTTTTGCAAAAGCCTAACCACAAATCGAATCATTAggcacacttggttcacctggaaaTCACTGGCCTTCAAAATGCCACACCTAATTACCAATTAGTCTCACTTCTCACttgttcaaactcaactggcaaaaaacacttcaatcatgtgtcagagcatgAAAAAGGCCTCAGGCCTTCTACTATTCCGTCAAACCTTTGACTGCTAAGAAAGACTGTGAGCCAGAGAACaccagagggaaagagagagtgagcaacAGAACAGGCTAGAGCAaacaagagagaaagatagaaaaaagagacaaagcgggatggagggagagagagatagagggagatgggaagagaaagagagagaaagggagagagtggagatagagacagagaaagaaagttggagagagagaaaagtagagacagagagagagtgagagaaagagagcgatagTATCCACAGTAGGTTAAGTCATAGGTAAGCCTGTCTAAAGTCACTCACTTATAAAGCACATTAAGAGCTCCACACATCGCCGGGGACACCTAAAGGCTTAGAGAAAGGCTTCTCCGAGAGCACAGTTAACCTACCCATCACCAAACCCCCTACCGTAAGGTGCTAATAAAGAACTGATAGATGTAGTATTCAAAGAACACTGCATGACGCAGGACATAGAAGGGGCTCTCCTCCACATCAACGCCCCGCCTTGCCGTACAATAACAGGACAAGCCGTTGTGGTGTATCCCTTACATAATGCACACCTTTCACCAATGGAATTTTCACTGGCCATTGTATATACAGTAACTCCTAGATAAATGGTCAATCTGTGTTTTGCCTTCTCATTCTGAGGATGTTAGGTAGTGGGTAATGCACTAGTGATGAATTAGGTGATTAGGAtgtagaaccctaaccctaaccctagacttAGCGGATGGATAGAGGGATAAACTGATTTTCCGGGCTTTTATGGTCAACGTAGTTGGATATGAATCTAGGAAGGTAAATATTGATGAGTTTAAGTTGTAAGGTCTGAAAGTAACTGGTGGACTGGGACTCCAGTTGCTGCAAAGGGATTATGGAGGTTTGACTTTGGAAACTAGACTAATTATGTTTAAGTCAACAGCGCACTACCTGTCTTTAAGACCACTTAAACTGGCAATCCTCCGATAATCTAATTTGATCACTTTGAGTGTGGGGCTGAGGTATATAAAGGGTCTGGACTCGGGACGAACCTTGTGCTTCTACCAGTCAGGTACAGAGACCATCTAAAGATGGAGGCCAACGGAACAGAGGGAAAGAACTTCTACATCCCCATGTCCAACAGGACTGGGATTGTACGAAGCCCCTTCGAATACCAGCAGTACTATCTTGCCGATCCGATCATGTTCAAGATGTTGGCTGTCTACATGTTCTTCCTGATCTGCACCGGAACCCCCATCAACGCTCTCACGTTGCTGGTCACCTTCCAGAACAAGAAGCTCCAACAACCCCTGAACTTCATCCTGGTCAACCTGGCTGTGGCTGGTCTCATCATGTGCTGCTTCGgcttcaccatcaccatcacatctgCCATCAACGGCTACTTCATCCTGGGCGCGACCGCGTGCGCCGTGGAGGGATTCATGGCTACGCTAGGAGGTAAAGACCAGAACCTCTTCCTGCCTTGATTTGGCATTCGTCGTCATTGCTTTCTAACCCTGCTTTTTTCGATCGCTGATTATTAACTTTACTGTAAAGCTTTAACATGCATATCACAATTGATCCAACTAAGTAAGTAGTCAAGTGAATCCTGATCAATTCCCCACGCTTTTCTTCTCCAGGTGAAGTAGCTCTGTGGTCCCTGGTGGTCCTGGCTGTGGAGAGATACATTGTGGTCTGCAAACCCATGGGAAGCTTCAAGTTCACCAACACCCACGCCGGTGCCGGAGTTGCTTTCACCTGGATCATGGCTTTCGCTTGCGCCGGCCCACCGCTGTTCGGATGGTCCAGGTATGTGACATCACGTGTGTAAAAATGGAAGAACGTGCCGATTATATTGAAGAATTGTTCCCGTTTATtgaagcaatttttttttcaattatatATCAACATAATGGTTGCTGATATCCTGATCAATGATTAACCTCACGAAATAATAAATCTCCCCCAGGTACCTCCCAGAGGGCATGCAGTGCTCCTGTGGACCAGACTACTACACCCTGGCTGAAGGCTACAACAACGAGTCATACGTCATCTACATGTTTACTGTCCACTTCCTCGTTCCAGTCTTCCTCATCTGCTTCACCTACGGAAGCCTTGTGCTGACCGTCAAAGCTGTAAGTGACCTGTATCCAAAACGTGTGTTGGAATTGTACTAATACGTGACAACCATTTCTTAGTGGACAACCAAGTCACTTTAAAGCACCTTATTTCAATGTTGTATTAACGGTTCTCCTCATCTGTTCTCCTCCACCATATATAGGCTGCAGCCCAGCAGCAGGAGTCCGCCTCCACCCAGAAGGCTGAGAAGGAAGTGACCCGCATGTGCATCCTGATGGTCCTAGGCTTCATGGTGGCATGGACCCCGTATGCCACCCTGACCGCCATTATCTTCTTCAACAAGGGCATGAGTTTCACTGCCATCGGCATGGCCGTCCCTGCCTTCTTTGCAAAGAGCTCAGCGCTGTACAACCCCGTCATCTATGTGCTGTTCAACAAGCAGGTGGGTTTATCGCTCACATCATCCGGTCCACTTTCCCTTTTCGGTTCCAGGTTCTACAACCCTGTAACCTGACGTATGTTGTACGGTAAACAAATGTATGCTTTTTGTCTCATTCCAGTTCCGTAACTGCATGCTCAGCACCATTGGAATGGGAAGCGCCGTGGATGATGAGTCCTCAGTGTCTGGCAGCAAGACAGAAGTCTCCAGTGTGTCCACAGCCTCGTAAAGATAACCTGAAAACAGTGTGCTTTTCTGGTTTTGTTATGACTTTAAATTGTTTCATCTGTCTTAACTATCGCCAAATGAACACATTGAGAAAATTTCTTGTGAGTAATGAATGGACTTTCACTTTCAATGGACTTTCAAACATTTGCGAGGTGAATGAGAACCACaccgagtgagtgagtgagtgaatgtgtgagttTATGAGCATTACATAATTGGAAATGGTTAGTGTGGTCTTTCCACGTTCCACTCATCCATTCATTAAGCATCAGGCATTTTAATATGTTCATGTAATTATATCGTTGACAACAACTTCACGGTTTGAACAAAATGTCActtgtatatattttataaataagaaaaaatagtAGCTAATAAATTATTGCATGCAAAACTTGTTTATTATGTGTTGATTTTTGTACCTAcaaaggtaggcctactttgatGCAACAAAACATGTACC
Coding sequences:
- the LOC132470370 gene encoding green-sensitive opsin-like, producing the protein MRMEANGTEGKNFYIPMSNRTGLVRSPFEYQQYYLADPIMFKMLAVYMFFLICTGTPINALTLLVTFQNKKLQQPLNFILVNLAVAGLIMCCFGFTITITSALNGYFILGATACAVEGFMATLGGEVALWSLVVLAVERYIVVCKPMGSFKFTNTHAAAGVGFTWIMAFACAGPPLFGWSRYLPEGMQCSCGPDYYTLAEGYNNESYVIYMFTVHFLVPVFLICFTYGSLVLTVKAAAAQQQDSASTQKAEKEVTRMCILMVLGFLVAWTPYASLTAWIFFNRGASFTAISMAVPAFFAKSSALYNAVIYVLFNKQFRNCMLSTIGMGGAVDDESSVSSKTEVSSVAA
- the LOC132470369 gene encoding green-sensitive opsin-like, which produces MEANGTEGKNFYIPMSNRTGIVRSPFEYQQYYLADPIMFKMLAVYMFFLICTGTPINALTLLVTFQNKKLQQPLNFILVNLAVAGLIMCCFGFTITITSAINGYFILGATACAVEGFMATLGGEVALWSLVVLAVERYIVVCKPMGSFKFTNTHAGAGVAFTWIMAFACAGPPLFGWSRYLPEGMQCSCGPDYYTLAEGYNNESYVIYMFTVHFLVPVFLICFTYGSLVLTVKAAAAQQQESASTQKAEKEVTRMCILMVLGFMVAWTPYATLTAIIFFNKGMSFTAIGMAVPAFFAKSSALYNPVIYVLFNKQFRNCMLSTIGMGSAVDDESSVSGSKTEVSSVSTAS